The region AAGACTCATCCAACGGTTAAAATCGGGGGAGAAGAGTATAAGGTGGAATTAGTGGAGGTGGATAACAAATCCGATAAAACAGAAGCGGTCAATGCAGCACAGAAACTTGTAAGCGAAAAGGTTTCCGTTGTGCTTGGCAGCTACGGTTCCGGCGTTTCCATAGCCGCTGGACAGATTTTTGCAGATGCCAAGATCCCTGCCATTGGAGCCTCTTGTACCAACCCTCAGGTAACTCAGGGAAATGATTTTTATTTCCGGGTATGTTTCTTAGATCCCTTCCAGGGTACGGTCATGGCTAACTATGCAAACGATAATGGAGCGAAGGCGGCTGCCATCATTACCCAGCTTGGAGATGATTATTCCTCCGGCCTCGGTTCCTTCTTCAAAACAGCATTTACAGGCTTAGGCGGTACCATTGTAAGTGAAGAACAGTTCCAGACCAACCAGACCGATTTCAAGGCTATTCTTACAAATATCAAGGCACAGAATCCTGATATCATTTTTGCACCATCTTCCATTACCACGGCTCCCCTTATCATCAAGCAGGCCCGTGAGCTTGGAATTACAGCTACCATTGCTGCCGGTGATACATGGGAAAACTCCACCATCATTGAAAATGCAGGCAACTCTGCGGAAGGCGTAGTACTTTCCACCTTCTTTGACGAGGCAGAACCGGCTAACGAAGAAGCAGCTTCCTTCATCTCCGGCTTTAAGGCCTATTTAAAAGACAACAAGCAGGATGAGATCATTCCGGCAGTATCTGCACTTGGTTATGATGCTTACCTCTGTGCATTAAAAGCCATTGAAACAGCAGGCTCCGCAGAAGGTGCTGCTATCCGCGATGCATTAAAGGACGTATCCATTGACGGTGTTACCGGAAGCATATCCTTCGATGAAAACGGAGATGCAAAAAAAGACATGGCCTTCATCAAGACCATTGAAGGCGGCAAGTTCAAATTCTTAACTACTACTACGGTAAAATAATTCTAAGATACCGTGACGATGCAGTCATTCCAAGATGAGTGGGGACGTATTTCCTTCCCCACTCGTTCCATTTGCACAAGTCATGAATCCAAAGAATATGTCTGCATTTATACCCGGCGAATACCGTGTCGGCTAAGAAGAACCTGTCCCCGTGTTTTTCCTGGTTTGTAAGCTGGACCGCAACAAAATTTAATTTACAATTACATACTCAACAGATAGGAGGCATCTTGCCACATGAGTCTTACAACCTTTCTACAGCAGTGCCTGACCGGTATTTCCCTGGGCGGCGCTTATGCGTTAATTGCCATTGGTTATACCCTGGTTTACGGGATCCTGCGGCTTATCAACTTCGCCCACGGCGACATATTTATGATGGCCGGTTACTTTATGATATTTGCCATGGCAAGTTTTCCATGGTACATTTCCATTCCAATGGTTTTGCTGGTCACCGTAGTATTAGGCGTATCCATTGAACGGGTGGCTTACCGCCCTTTACGCTCCGCTCCCAGAATGTCGGTCATGATTTCTGCGATCGGCGTCTCCTACCTTTTGCAGAATCTGGCTACCTATTTATTTACCGCTTTGCCGAAAGGATATCCGGAAATTCCATTCCTGAAGAAAATCTATCAGATCGGCGGCCTTTCTGCATCCTTTGTCACCTTTTTAACGCCGGTTTTGACTCTTGTCATTGTATACGGGCTCATCATTCTGATCAATAAGACAAAAATAGGCATGGCCATGCGTGCGGTGGCAAAAGATTATGATACCGCATCCCTGATGGGAATCAAAATCAACCGTATCATCACCTTTACCTTTGCCATTGGCTCTCTGTTAGCTGCCATTGGCTCTGTGCTGTATTTTACGGACCGTATGACTGTTTTCCCAT is a window of [Clostridium] saccharolyticum WM1 DNA encoding:
- a CDS encoding ABC transporter substrate-binding protein, with translation MKLKKVFALTLAACMSASLIAGCSSGSSSSASGGAKVVKIGVFEPTTGENGGGGFQEVLGMRYANKTHPTVKIGGEEYKVELVEVDNKSDKTEAVNAAQKLVSEKVSVVLGSYGSGVSIAAGQIFADAKIPAIGASCTNPQVTQGNDFYFRVCFLDPFQGTVMANYANDNGAKAAAIITQLGDDYSSGLGSFFKTAFTGLGGTIVSEEQFQTNQTDFKAILTNIKAQNPDIIFAPSSITTAPLIIKQARELGITATIAAGDTWENSTIIENAGNSAEGVVLSTFFDEAEPANEEAASFISGFKAYLKDNKQDEIIPAVSALGYDAYLCALKAIETAGSAEGAAIRDALKDVSIDGVTGSISFDENGDAKKDMAFIKTIEGGKFKFLTTTTVK
- a CDS encoding branched-chain amino acid ABC transporter permease, whose protein sequence is MSLTTFLQQCLTGISLGGAYALIAIGYTLVYGILRLINFAHGDIFMMAGYFMIFAMASFPWYISIPMVLLVTVVLGVSIERVAYRPLRSAPRMSVMISAIGVSYLLQNLATYLFTALPKGYPEIPFLKKIYQIGGLSASFVTFLTPVLTLVIVYGLIILINKTKIGMAMRAVAKDYDTASLMGIKINRIITFTFAIGSLLAAIGSVLYFTDRMTVFPFSGSLPGLKCFVAAVFGGIGSIPGAVIGGFILGLGETALVAMGYSTFSDAFTFVLLIIILLIKPTGLFGEKTTDKV